In the genome of Mogibacterium neglectum, the window TTACAGAGTGATAACCTTGGACACTTCTTGCATAGCTCCGAGTATGTCGAACATATTACTTATAGTTCCAACTTTGCAGTCGTCCTTAATTCCGTAGAAGTTGAGACAAGTCCCGCATACGAGAACCTTAGTTCCCTTTTCAATTAGGGTATTTAGATTATCGACAATCTGCTCCTCAATTCCAGTGGTTAGCTTTACACCGTCATTCATAAATAGAACGTAAGAAGGAATATTCTCTCCCTCAGATAGCGTAAATATAGCCATTTTTGCAAGGTTAAGTCCGAGCTCTGGGTTGCCATTACCTACGGAATCCTTGTTAAAAAATACAGCGTAGCTCTCATCTAAAAAGCTGTTTGCGCTCTCAGGAACTTTCCCGTCTCCATCAGCAAAGCTTACGAGGAATTTGTCTCCCTCTGGAGACGAACTTGTAGGCCTGCCATATGCATTACCGAGTCTCTCTAGGTTATCGATCTGTGTCTGTCCGTCAACGATAATCTCGAGGCCCTGAGTACCATTATCTAATTCTTTTTTTGCCATAATTACAGGGATTGGGCATGCCTTACCTGCTGCATCTAGTCTCATCTTGTGACACCTCCAGACTAATAATTCAAAATAAAATATACATTATTATCATAACAGTGTAGGAAAGGTACTTCAAATAGAAATCTAAAATATCAGCAATACAACCTATATGGTGAATTCCCTTGTATTTTCACAAAGAGAGCCACAAAAGACGTGCATTTTATAGTAATATAATTATGTATATATGTGTGCAGATAGAGAGGTAGAATTTTGCTAAGGAAATTTATAAAAAGTCCATATATCAAAGCTTCAATTGCATTGATTATCAGCGGTTCCGTACTTATCATGCTGTCAAATGTGCTTAATAAGACGAGATTCACCGCCGGCATGGCGACGATTAACAAGACTTTGATGCCGGTGTACATTGGGGTGTTCATAGCATTCCTTTTGTGCCCGATATATAACAAGCTTGTGAAGACCATTTATACGAAACTTAGAGATAGTAGTAATCTTTCTTCTGAAGATTTCAAGGGACCATTTGGCATCAAGCTGGCAGGTAGACGCAATATGCCACAGGAAGATTTGAATACACGCATGAAGAGAAACCTAGCCATAGCCAAAATCGGTGCGAGTGCAATATCGATACTGATAATCATAGCATTCTTTGCGCTTATAGGGTACTTCGTAGTGCCACAGATTGTCATTAGCATCGTCAATCTAATGAACACTATGCCGCAGAGACTAGTGTATTTCTCATCATGGTCTGAACACCATCTGCAGAATTTCCCTCAGATTGTTAAGTGGATTAATGAGGCGGCAAATGCAGGAACGAGTGAGATTATCGACTGGATAAGAGACAATCTTCTTAAGGATAATTTCCAGAATGTTGCAAGTATGGTTTCAGCGCAGATTATTAGTGTTGTTCGTGGCAGTGCCAATCTCTTCGTCGGAATACTCATCTCAATCTATCTTCTTAACTATAAAGAAATAATATTTGCAAACACTCGCAAAGTTGTAGCTGCGACCTGCTCTGAACAGAAGTCAAAAAGCCTGTATGAGTTTGCAAAGATTATAAATGAGACATTTATCGGCTTCATTGTGGGAAGAATTCTCGATGCCATAATAATTGGAATTCTCACTTATATATGTATGCTTGTGTTCAACATGCCACTTGCACTACTGATTGCAGTAATAGTCGGTGTAACTAACGTGATTCCATTCTTCGGGCCGTTTCTAGGGGCTATTCCATCGATATGCTTGCTTATGCTAGAAGACCCTGTGAAGGCGGGGTATTTCGTCATTATGATACTAGTGATTCAACAGATTGATGGGAATGTAATCGGACCTAAGATTGTTGGCAGTGCAATAGGAATAAGTAGCTTCTGGGTGCTGATAGCAGTCCTTATCGGTGGCGGTTTGTTTGGATTCTTAGGCATGGCGCTAGGGGTTCCAGTATTTGCAGTATTCTACAGATATGCTGGCAAGCTAACCAACAACAAGCTGAAAAAACGAGGTAAGAAAACTGATATCAAGTCGTACGCAGATTATGCTAAGTTCGGTATTGAAGAAAGTGAGTTATTCGGAGAAGAACATGCTACAAACAAAACTAATAAATAAAATAAACACGATTGTACCTGAGAATCAGATAAGAGTGGATGAGCCTATGAGCAAGCATACATCCTTTCATATCGGTGGACCAGCGGATGTAGTTGTTATCGTCTGTAATGAAAAAGAACTGAGCGGATTGCTGAAACTGTTTCATGATGAAGATATTAGATATATGTTGGTTGGAAATGGGTCTGATTTACTCTTCGCTGATGAAGGATTCCGTGGAGTGATAGTTAAACTTGGAGGCAATTTTGAACATATCGAAGTTGTGGACTCTATAGGTGAGACAATCAGAGTTGGAGCAGCTCGTATGTTGTCGAGCACCGCTAACTTTGCTAGAGATAACGGACTAGCAGGGCTCGAATTTGCTTCGGGAATCCCGGGAACATTTGGTGGCGCACTCTTCATGAACGCTGGTGCATACGGCGGAGAGATAAAGGATGTAATTGAGAGTGTTACCTTGATGAAGTCAGACGGAAGCACTGTGTATGAGCTGTCTGGTGAGGAGATGGAGTTCTCATATAGGAATAGTGTACTGCAACATAATGATGATATTGCAATTTATGCAAGGGTCAGATTGCATAAGGATGACAAGGAATCAATTAGTGAGAGAATGAATGATTTCACCGAGAAGCGTAGGACAAAGCAACCAATAAACTTCCCAAGTGCAGGCAGTACATTCAAGAGACCTGTCGGGGGATACGCTGCAGCTCTAATTGAGGACGCTGGACTAAAAGGCAGGACGGTCGGAGGTGCACAGGTGTCCGAGAAGCATTCGGGATTCGTTATCAATATCGGAGGTGCGACCTCTAAGGACGTGAGAGGTTTAATCGATATCGTAGCTCAGGAAGTAGAGGAGCATTCGGGCATCAAACTCGAGCCTGAGGTCAGAATTATCGATGCGGAATAAAGTTTAAAAGGGGATTTGGGAAAAGGAAGCGATAAGCTGATGGAAAAAAATATTAAGAAAATATATAAATTGACGGCGGACTACCACACTCACACGAGGTATTCGCACGGTAAGATATATGCACATGGCAAGGGGACTGTTCTTGATAATGTCGCTGCAGCTTCAGCTAAGGGGCTACGTGAGTTGGCGATTACTGATCATGGACCGGGGCACAAGTTCTATGGACTCAAGATGGATAAACTTTCGGCGATGCGAGCAGACATTGAAGAGGCGATGAGAAAGTTTCCAAATGTCAAGGTTCTGTTGGGTGTTGAGGCTAATATTATCAACACACCTAATGGACTTGATATCAAAAATGAGGATATAAAAAAATTTGATATCATCAATGTGGGCTATCACTACGGCTTGCTACACGGGTACATGACTGCAAACTATGTGTGCTGGCATGCAGGACTTCCGTCTGGAAGCAGGGAGCGTCTCAGAAATAAAAATACAGATATGGCGATAAGGACACTCTATGAGAATGATATATTTCTCTTGACTCACCCTGGTGACAAAGGACCATTCGATATGAAAGAGCTCTGCAAGGCTTGCGAAGAGACGAACACTCTAATGGAAATCAGTACACGACACACTCATCTCACCAAGGAAGAGATTGAAATAGCAGCGAATTATGACGTGAAATTTGCCATAAGTAGCGATGCGCATGTGCCTGACAAAGTGGGTAATTATATTGCTGGGGTGGAAAGAGCTCTGGAAGC includes:
- the murB gene encoding UDP-N-acetylmuramate dehydrogenase yields the protein MLQTKLINKINTIVPENQIRVDEPMSKHTSFHIGGPADVVVIVCNEKELSGLLKLFHDEDIRYMLVGNGSDLLFADEGFRGVIVKLGGNFEHIEVVDSIGETIRVGAARMLSSTANFARDNGLAGLEFASGIPGTFGGALFMNAGAYGGEIKDVIESVTLMKSDGSTVYELSGEEMEFSYRNSVLQHNDDIAIYARVRLHKDDKESISERMNDFTEKRRTKQPINFPSAGSTFKRPVGGYAAALIEDAGLKGRTVGGAQVSEKHSGFVINIGGATSKDVRGLIDIVAQEVEEHSGIKLEPEVRIIDAE
- the yedF gene encoding sulfurtransferase-like selenium metabolism protein YedF, producing MRLDAAGKACPIPVIMAKKELDNGTQGLEIIVDGQTQIDNLERLGNAYGRPTSSSPEGDKFLVSFADGDGKVPESANSFLDESYAVFFNKDSVGNGNPELGLNLAKMAIFTLSEGENIPSYVLFMNDGVKLTTGIEEQIVDNLNTLIEKGTKVLVCGTCLNFYGIKDDCKVGTISNMFDILGAMQEVSKVITL
- a CDS encoding PHP domain-containing protein codes for the protein MEKNIKKIYKLTADYHTHTRYSHGKIYAHGKGTVLDNVAAASAKGLRELAITDHGPGHKFYGLKMDKLSAMRADIEEAMRKFPNVKVLLGVEANIINTPNGLDIKNEDIKKFDIINVGYHYGLLHGYMTANYVCWHAGLPSGSRERLRNKNTDMAIRTLYENDIFLLTHPGDKGPFDMKELCKACEETNTLMEISTRHTHLTKEEIEIAANYDVKFAISSDAHVPDKVGNYIAGVERALEAGLDLERIVNIEKR
- a CDS encoding AI-2E family transporter — encoded protein: MLRKFIKSPYIKASIALIISGSVLIMLSNVLNKTRFTAGMATINKTLMPVYIGVFIAFLLCPIYNKLVKTIYTKLRDSSNLSSEDFKGPFGIKLAGRRNMPQEDLNTRMKRNLAIAKIGASAISILIIIAFFALIGYFVVPQIVISIVNLMNTMPQRLVYFSSWSEHHLQNFPQIVKWINEAANAGTSEIIDWIRDNLLKDNFQNVASMVSAQIISVVRGSANLFVGILISIYLLNYKEIIFANTRKVVAATCSEQKSKSLYEFAKIINETFIGFIVGRILDAIIIGILTYICMLVFNMPLALLIAVIVGVTNVIPFFGPFLGAIPSICLLMLEDPVKAGYFVIMILVIQQIDGNVIGPKIVGSAIGISSFWVLIAVLIGGGLFGFLGMALGVPVFAVFYRYAGKLTNNKLKKRGKKTDIKSYADYAKFGIEESELFGEEHATNKTNK